Proteins from a genomic interval of Amycolatopsis sp. cg13:
- a CDS encoding ABC transporter permease yields the protein MRGWGATPWTRAPRTGWRQPAVVVAAIAAAVLVALPAAAVALFLSSAGNATLHDQMDRACQWAVGAEWTGGLPMSRPYPEDTGLAGKALYDARLAAARDAARQVPRLSGVRSTLSSSAKVNPVRPGSPNPEQSATWLVYQDDFASHLQVLEGGKGQGIWVSSQFAQARGLHAGDQVAIQGGWAPRTGVPPGAPVATMPVAAVYRDLRELPDQPFWCHLQSLYRPNPLSEAPVFPVAFVSRDALFGLTPADSGVGSYLEASVDQDGLTTENAPATIAGLEQVRTRTENQPDLFAQRGRMQFTSSLRGIADRADQVESSLAATVVPIGVAGSLTGLVISVTVGSFWVERRRAELAVLSARGAGPGALAGKALLELGSIALLGTVGGWFAARGLVSALGPSPLVTSSALGYSIGGAAVAFLATLAGIAGSVVLRTRAMFDARTSRIRHLPWEILPLVAAVVCYFALGDGTQTGLGQAGSVARIPPRLIVVPLLLVLGLAMLVTRVVRLTLPRIRAVRRERAVAFLAWRRLASAPAAAAVLVGATAVPVALSIFATTVTGSVQRTLDDEGQLVVGSDVVVHLTGPATIPPGLSGQSTLVDRYDSAYLGAKTVNVLGVDPATFGSAAFWDDHFSGPTLSELLDQMSGGTAVGVIAGVPDAPEQATLSIGGKDLPLRVVTVAQLPGKSAGFPELLLREDILAKFAGESVHRELWARGDPAQVLPELGKAGVPSGTVSRATDVTVHGVYGGVTYTFAFLTAVSALVGVVVLVGLLLYLNARARARRGAYVLLRRMGITSGAHWRALAYEVGGLLAAGFALGVGFAAIAVSVTSEGYDLDPATPPGAVIPVPWGPGGQLLLAAVVVALVVTYAAQRAAARALPSEVLRDTA from the coding sequence ATGCGCGGGTGGGGGGCGACGCCGTGGACGCGGGCGCCGAGAACGGGGTGGCGGCAACCGGCGGTCGTAGTGGCCGCGATCGCGGCGGCGGTGCTCGTCGCGCTGCCTGCCGCGGCGGTGGCGTTGTTCCTCTCCTCGGCCGGGAACGCGACGCTGCACGACCAGATGGACCGGGCGTGCCAGTGGGCGGTCGGCGCGGAATGGACCGGCGGGCTGCCGATGTCGCGGCCGTATCCCGAAGACACCGGGCTGGCCGGGAAGGCGCTCTACGACGCCCGGCTCGCGGCCGCCCGCGACGCGGCTCGGCAGGTGCCGCGGCTGTCCGGCGTGCGGTCGACGCTCTCCAGCAGCGCGAAGGTCAACCCGGTCCGGCCGGGCTCGCCGAATCCGGAACAGTCCGCGACGTGGCTGGTCTACCAGGACGATTTCGCGTCACACCTGCAGGTCCTGGAGGGCGGCAAGGGCCAGGGGATCTGGGTGTCGAGCCAGTTCGCGCAGGCGCGCGGGCTGCACGCGGGCGACCAGGTCGCGATCCAGGGCGGCTGGGCGCCGCGGACGGGCGTGCCGCCGGGCGCGCCGGTGGCGACGATGCCGGTCGCCGCGGTGTACCGGGACCTGCGCGAGCTGCCTGACCAGCCGTTCTGGTGCCATCTGCAATCGCTGTACCGGCCGAATCCGCTGAGCGAGGCGCCAGTGTTCCCGGTGGCGTTCGTGTCGCGGGACGCGCTGTTCGGCTTGACCCCGGCAGACTCGGGCGTCGGCAGTTACCTCGAAGCCTCGGTCGACCAGGACGGCCTGACCACGGAGAACGCGCCCGCCACGATCGCTGGCCTGGAACAGGTGAGGACGCGCACCGAGAATCAGCCGGACCTGTTCGCGCAGCGCGGCCGGATGCAGTTCACGTCGTCGCTGCGCGGCATCGCCGACCGGGCTGACCAGGTCGAATCCTCGCTCGCCGCGACGGTCGTGCCGATCGGCGTCGCCGGATCGCTGACCGGGCTGGTCATTTCGGTGACGGTCGGGTCGTTCTGGGTCGAACGCCGCCGGGCCGAGCTGGCGGTGCTGTCCGCGCGCGGGGCCGGGCCGGGCGCGCTGGCCGGGAAAGCGTTGCTGGAGCTGGGTTCCATCGCGCTGCTCGGCACTGTCGGCGGCTGGTTCGCCGCGCGCGGGCTGGTCAGCGCGCTGGGGCCGAGTCCGCTGGTGACGTCGTCCGCGCTGGGCTATTCGATCGGCGGCGCGGCGGTCGCGTTCCTGGCGACGCTCGCCGGGATCGCCGGTTCGGTCGTCCTCCGCACGCGGGCGATGTTCGACGCGCGCACGTCGCGGATCCGGCATCTGCCGTGGGAAATCCTGCCGCTGGTCGCCGCCGTGGTCTGCTACTTCGCGCTCGGCGACGGCACGCAGACCGGGCTCGGCCAGGCCGGTTCGGTCGCGCGGATCCCGCCTCGGCTGATTGTCGTGCCGCTGTTGCTGGTGCTGGGGTTGGCGATGCTGGTGACCCGGGTCGTGCGGCTGACGTTGCCCCGGATCCGCGCGGTGCGGCGAGAACGGGCAGTGGCGTTCCTGGCCTGGCGACGGCTTGCTTCGGCACCGGCCGCGGCGGCCGTGCTGGTCGGGGCGACCGCGGTACCGGTGGCGCTTTCGATCTTCGCCACCACGGTCACCGGATCCGTCCAGCGCACGCTCGACGACGAGGGCCAGCTCGTGGTCGGCTCGGACGTCGTCGTGCATTTGACCGGCCCCGCCACGATTCCGCCTGGCCTCAGCGGACAGTCCACATTGGTCGATCGCTACGACTCGGCGTACCTGGGCGCCAAGACGGTGAACGTGCTCGGCGTCGACCCGGCGACCTTCGGCTCCGCCGCGTTCTGGGACGACCACTTCAGCGGGCCGACGCTGTCGGAGCTGCTCGACCAGATGTCCGGCGGCACCGCGGTCGGTGTCATCGCGGGAGTCCCGGACGCGCCCGAGCAGGCGACGCTCAGCATCGGGGGCAAGGACCTGCCGCTGCGCGTGGTCACGGTGGCGCAGTTGCCCGGGAAGAGCGCTGGGTTCCCCGAATTGCTGCTGCGCGAGGATATTCTCGCCAAGTTCGCCGGAGAGAGCGTGCACCGCGAGCTGTGGGCGCGCGGCGATCCGGCGCAGGTACTGCCGGAATTGGGCAAGGCCGGGGTTCCGTCCGGGACGGTGAGCCGCGCGACCGACGTCACCGTGCACGGTGTGTATGGCGGAGTGACTTACACGTTCGCGTTTCTGACCGCAGTGTCCGCTTTGGTCGGTGTGGTTGTCCTAGTTGGACTCTTGCTCTACCTCAACGCCCGGGCGCGCGCCCGCCGCGGAGCGTATGTCCTATTGCGACGGATGGGCATCACCTCGGGTGCGCATTGGC